One part of the Salinivirga cyanobacteriivorans genome encodes these proteins:
- the istB gene encoding IS21-like element helper ATPase IstB produces the protein MEEIKSKFTQLRLHGMQQTWQAMTETRKHHDLSLSEGLEMLLQGEEQYRTNNRFERLRKNAKFRYRASIEELTYDSARGLNKSQITNLATGEYIEKGESVLVTGATGCGKSFLASALGHHACNQGYKVAYFNLQKLLIKTKMARAEGTINKFFDQLSKAHLLILDDFGLTHLVAQQQMDFMEIIEDRHARHATIIASQLPVAGWYDIIGEATIADAILDRLVHTSHRLELKGESLRKKL, from the coding sequence ATGGAAGAAATTAAATCTAAATTTACGCAACTGCGACTACACGGCATGCAGCAGACATGGCAGGCCATGACGGAAACCCGCAAACACCATGACCTCTCGCTGAGCGAAGGTCTTGAGATGCTTTTGCAAGGGGAAGAGCAGTACAGAACGAACAACCGCTTTGAAAGGTTGCGAAAAAATGCAAAATTTCGTTACAGGGCATCAATCGAAGAACTTACTTATGATAGTGCTCGTGGTCTCAATAAAAGTCAAATTACGAACCTTGCCACTGGCGAATATATAGAAAAAGGGGAGTCTGTTTTAGTGACCGGTGCTACCGGTTGCGGGAAAAGCTTTTTGGCTTCTGCCCTTGGTCATCATGCATGTAATCAAGGCTACAAGGTGGCATATTTTAACCTGCAGAAACTGTTGATCAAGACGAAAATGGCAAGAGCCGAAGGCACTATTAACAAATTTTTCGATCAGCTTTCTAAAGCACATTTACTCATTCTTGACGACTTTGGATTGACCCATTTGGTCGCTCAACAACAAATGGACTTCATGGAAATAATTGAAGATCGACATGCTCGTCATGCCACTATAATAGCCAGTCAACTGCCTGTTGCAGGCTGGTATGACATTATTGGAGAAGCAACCATTGCCGATGCTATTTTAGATCGGTTAGTCCACACATCACATCGTTTAGAATTAAAAGGAGAAAGTCTGAGAAAAAAACTGTAA
- a CDS encoding HipA family kinase, whose amino-acid sequence MKLCLFDIWVENDDRKPTNPNVLFDVSGDKIGIVAIDNAFTFTSQNYDSLYVKGVTQSINDNLLYTEFVKKIYHYIKNENGWIDYIKEYFYICIQNCKENFNEIIENIPTSLGLTDELKEHLYNFLFNDNRNQIVLQDFYSRL is encoded by the coding sequence ATAAAACTATGTTTGTTTGATATATGGGTAGAAAATGACGATCGCAAGCCAACAAACCCAAACGTATTATTTGATGTTTCAGGCGATAAAATTGGAATTGTTGCTATTGATAATGCATTCACATTTACTTCTCAAAATTACGATAGTCTTTATGTTAAAGGAGTTACGCAATCAATAAATGATAACCTTTTATATACAGAATTCGTAAAGAAAATATACCATTACATCAAAAATGAAAATGGTTGGATAGACTACATTAAAGAATATTTTTACATTTGTATTCAGAACTGCAAAGAAAACTTCAATGAAATAATTGAAAACATACCCACATCATTGGGCTTAACCGACGAACTGAAGGAACATTTATACAACTTCCTTTTTAATGATAATAGAAATCAAATTGTTTTACAAGACTTTTATTCCAGATTATGA
- a CDS encoding tyrosine-type recombinase/integrase, whose protein sequence is MFLSENFRKWLETLNYNPHTVKLSYWNTQEFLSFLEQNQTHHLRNFKTGQIKSYLNYLQHRPNCNRPGSLSAGYINKHITTLRLLSKYLQLTGTANLSIKPGLLKTNETATYLSKTEIQALYKSAKSETNLYNQRDTTMLGIYYGCGLRASEGMELNISDLLFDKNLLYVRQGKGYRQRYVPMSGQVKADLQAYVFNQRSELLNGQKNEALLLSRRGKRWSRQGMYNRLQLLKNQANHEKLKQKTFGLHILRHSIATHLLQDGMRLENIALFLGHKSIESTQKYTHLVNEPTF, encoded by the coding sequence GTGTTTTTATCCGAAAACTTCCGAAAGTGGCTGGAAACACTGAACTACAATCCGCATACGGTAAAGCTCAGTTACTGGAACACGCAGGAATTTTTATCGTTTTTGGAACAAAACCAAACCCATCATTTACGAAACTTTAAAACCGGGCAAATAAAAAGCTACCTGAATTATCTGCAGCACCGCCCCAACTGCAACCGACCGGGCAGTCTGAGCGCAGGTTACATCAACAAACACATTACCACGCTGCGACTTTTGAGCAAATATTTGCAACTAACAGGCACGGCAAACCTGAGCATTAAGCCCGGATTGCTCAAAACCAACGAAACAGCAACGTATCTGAGCAAAACCGAAATACAAGCCTTGTACAAATCGGCCAAATCCGAAACAAACTTGTACAATCAGCGAGATACGACGATGCTCGGGATTTATTACGGTTGCGGGTTACGGGCAAGCGAAGGCATGGAGTTGAATATCAGCGATCTGCTTTTTGACAAAAACTTGTTGTATGTCAGGCAAGGAAAAGGTTACAGGCAGCGTTACGTTCCCATGAGCGGACAAGTTAAAGCCGATCTGCAGGCGTATGTTTTCAATCAACGGAGTGAACTTTTAAACGGACAAAAAAACGAAGCGTTGCTTTTGAGCCGTCGCGGAAAGCGGTGGAGCCGGCAAGGCATGTACAACCGTTTGCAACTGCTGAAAAACCAAGCAAACCATGAAAAATTAAAACAGAAAACCTTTGGGCTGCATATTTTACGGCACTCCATTGCCACGCATCTTTTACAGGACGGCATGCGGTTAGAAAACATTGCTTTGTTTCTTGGGCACAAATCAATAGAGAGTACACAAAAATATACGCACTTGGTAAATGAACCCACATTTTAG
- a CDS encoding helix-turn-helix domain-containing protein has product MKTNDKTNSGTNPKTINELFDGKYGKKGTESRKNFEQKAEAYMVAELVKESRKKAHLTQQQLAEKLNVKRAYISKIERASSDVRISTLRRIIETGLGGKLHVSVEL; this is encoded by the coding sequence ATGAAGACAAACGATAAAACCAACAGCGGAACTAATCCGAAAACAATTAATGAACTTTTTGACGGGAAGTATGGTAAAAAAGGAACAGAAAGCCGTAAAAACTTCGAACAAAAAGCCGAAGCGTATATGGTTGCAGAATTGGTGAAAGAATCACGCAAGAAAGCGCATTTGACCCAACAGCAACTGGCTGAAAAGCTGAATGTAAAGAGAGCTTACATATCCAAAATTGAAAGAGCTTCAAGTGATGTTAGAATTTCTACTTTACGGAGGATTATTGAAACCGGGTTAGGTGGTAAACTTCACGTAAGTGTAGAACTTTAA
- a CDS encoding tyrosine-type recombinase/integrase, which produces MNPHFRKYLVEKNFAKSTAGDYSSFIEKRFKTYLYEFFPSTDVVEHETLMQYIRHRKAEGVSAKTINLELKKIGYYLEFKGLPNVAESVRLKGVQRTVPHDLFTQKQLDEMYQKFPESRNHWTHKNTLKTYHIILGLKIYQGLQTSELVKLEINHLQLDKGKIYVPSTRRTNKRILELKPFQILPLHEYLLTERKYLNEAIEGNYLFHKKRLIRGMPRIKAMINRYEPRLKNIAQIRASVITNWLQHYNLREVQYMAGHKYVSSTERYRTDNLEGLQKELEKYHPLK; this is translated from the coding sequence ATGAACCCACATTTTAGAAAATACCTGGTTGAAAAAAACTTCGCCAAAAGCACGGCCGGTGATTACAGTTCTTTCATTGAAAAGCGGTTTAAAACTTATCTATATGAATTTTTTCCTTCAACTGATGTAGTTGAACATGAAACTTTAATGCAATACATCCGCCACCGGAAAGCTGAAGGCGTGTCGGCCAAAACCATCAACTTAGAGTTAAAGAAAATCGGCTATTACTTGGAATTTAAAGGCTTGCCGAACGTTGCAGAATCCGTCAGGTTAAAAGGCGTACAGCGCACAGTGCCGCACGATTTGTTTACCCAAAAGCAGCTCGATGAAATGTACCAAAAGTTCCCCGAAAGCCGCAACCATTGGACGCACAAAAACACCCTGAAAACCTATCACATCATTTTAGGATTAAAAATTTACCAGGGTCTGCAAACTTCTGAGCTGGTAAAACTGGAAATCAATCATTTGCAACTGGACAAAGGCAAAATTTATGTGCCATCGACCCGACGAACCAATAAACGCATTTTGGAGTTAAAACCCTTTCAAATACTGCCATTGCACGAATATCTTTTAACCGAAAGAAAGTATTTAAATGAAGCTATTGAAGGAAACTATTTGTTCCACAAAAAGCGGTTGATCCGGGGAATGCCGAGAATAAAAGCAATGATAAACAGGTACGAACCGAGGTTAAAAAACATAGCACAAATCAGGGCATCGGTCATTACAAATTGGTTGCAACATTACAATTTACGGGAAGTTCAATACATGGCCGGACACAAGTACGTAAGCAGCACAGAGCGTTACAGAACGGACAATTTAGAAGGTCTGCAAAAGGAGTTGGAAAAATATCATCCGTTGAAGTAA
- a CDS encoding HipA family kinase, protein MIEKLKYLEAISFIKEMRTDGHSPILVLTNDFNAYYIKHTKGHEPATYLINEFLCHYMLKIWGIRSPEISAVKVDKNILPETLSHYHKLYFYDNITFGSKKMENVIEMNAFSKIENKADFNKYDHGYFGLS, encoded by the coding sequence ATGATTGAAAAACTGAAATATTTAGAAGCAATAAGTTTCATTAAAGAAATGAGGACTGATGGACATAGTCCTATTTTGGTTTTAACAAATGATTTTAATGCATATTACATTAAGCACACTAAAGGACATGAGCCTGCTACATATCTGATTAATGAGTTTCTATGCCACTATATGCTTAAAATTTGGGGTATACGCTCTCCTGAAATATCAGCAGTAAAAGTTGATAAAAACATATTGCCTGAAACATTGTCTCACTATCATAAGCTTTATTTCTACGACAATATAACATTTGGTTCAAAAAAAATGGAAAATGTTATTGAGATGAACGCTTTTAGCAAGATTGAAAATAAAGCGGATTTTAATAAATATGATCATGGATATTTCGGACTAAGCTGA
- a CDS encoding CHC2 zinc finger domain-containing protein, producing the protein MQIPDIKKRLPIAGVLAHYGIKMNKNDHIICPFHKDDKPSCKIYTDTNTYNCFGCGKTGDVIQFIQDKENCDKHTALKKATELANGNATKNTQNTDVMGIASKRAAEAENFAELFNRQKEGLPRSPKAQEYLRNRCLEELQEVGYNSGVNWKKLKQCITFPLKDKNGNIVSLYGRRITESNGHNAEYGKHYYTENRKGLYPHYPDKHTETLIITEAIIDAATLQLSIENNQYSILAAYGTNGLTAEHKAAISQLSNLEEIIFFFDGDQAGKEAARKYSEELIKDKACLVSTVPTPDGEDINSLFVNYGKEAILQLIEERQPVVQTHYHTPPKTAINDVQTHCHASPKKAATTNVQTQCIASPLKTNIPNKIIFTTQTARYIIKGSLPKTFDRMLVSLDVQHPETGIKYRCRLDLYEEKQTRKEAREASEKLDLRSDLVENDLSELTDLLEEYRDNQLQQTTEESNSDKALSIPEQAKCKAFLKKQNLIENLNELIGQSGIVGEENNRLFLFVIATSHKMPETLHALIQGSSGSGKTHLLSKIAALMPDERVVKFTRVTENSFYNYDEYYFQGKLVCLEDIDGLKEEALFAWRELISNEQLSSSTSQKDENGNIRSAQRIVRGPMASICATTHGQIYEDNMSRMFIVAVDESSEQTQKIMNYQSKTASGTIEKKLEVEAKEFLQNSIRMLKPLKVINPYADKIKLPPQAHKIRRLHELFLSFVKQVTLIHQYQRKRDDRGRIITEPEDLKTAVEIMFDSIFLKVDELDGSLRQFFEQLKAYILAKENPQNYEFMQREIRHSLNLSKSATHRYLNNLLELEYLSVTGGYQNKGLRYKVSYWDNVVKLREQIKEYLNNQLDKL; encoded by the coding sequence ATGCAAATCCCCGACATCAAAAAACGGCTGCCCATAGCGGGTGTTTTGGCGCATTATGGCATTAAAATGAATAAGAATGATCATATTATATGCCCGTTCCACAAGGACGACAAGCCCAGCTGCAAGATTTATACAGACACTAACACTTACAACTGCTTTGGCTGTGGTAAAACCGGCGATGTAATACAGTTTATCCAGGACAAAGAAAATTGCGATAAGCACACAGCGTTGAAAAAGGCCACAGAACTGGCCAATGGCAACGCAACAAAAAATACCCAAAACACCGATGTAATGGGGATTGCATCCAAGCGGGCTGCGGAGGCCGAAAACTTTGCCGAACTATTTAACAGGCAAAAAGAAGGCCTCCCACGCAGCCCCAAAGCACAAGAATATTTGAGAAACCGCTGCTTAGAAGAATTACAAGAAGTTGGCTATAACTCAGGAGTAAACTGGAAAAAACTCAAACAGTGCATCACCTTTCCATTGAAGGACAAAAACGGAAACATCGTAAGCCTGTATGGCAGAAGAATCACTGAAAGCAACGGCCATAACGCAGAATATGGCAAACACTACTACACCGAAAACCGGAAAGGACTTTATCCACACTACCCTGACAAACACACTGAAACCCTGATAATCACCGAGGCCATCATAGATGCAGCCACACTTCAATTATCAATAGAAAATAATCAATATTCAATTTTAGCCGCTTACGGCACCAACGGCCTAACCGCCGAACACAAAGCAGCCATAAGCCAATTATCCAATCTGGAGGAAATAATCTTCTTTTTTGATGGCGACCAAGCCGGAAAAGAAGCGGCAAGGAAATACAGCGAAGAACTGATTAAAGACAAGGCATGCCTTGTCTCAACAGTACCAACGCCCGACGGCGAAGACATCAACAGCCTCTTTGTAAACTACGGCAAGGAAGCAATACTGCAATTAATCGAAGAACGACAGCCTGTCGTACAGACGCATTATCATACGCCACCAAAAACAGCTATCAACGACGTACAGACGCATTGCCATGCGTCTCCAAAGAAAGCCGCCACTACCAATGTGCAGACGCAATGCATTGCGTCTCCATTAAAAACCAATATCCCAAATAAAATAATTTTTACCACGCAAACAGCAAGATACATCATCAAAGGCAGCCTGCCGAAAACCTTCGACCGTATGCTGGTAAGCTTAGACGTGCAGCACCCGGAAACGGGAATAAAATACCGCTGCCGCTTAGACCTGTACGAAGAAAAGCAAACCCGGAAAGAAGCCAGGGAAGCAAGCGAGAAACTGGATCTGCGTAGCGATCTGGTAGAAAACGACTTATCAGAACTAACCGATTTACTGGAAGAATACAGAGATAATCAACTGCAACAAACCACCGAAGAAAGTAACTCCGACAAAGCTTTAAGCATACCGGAACAAGCCAAATGCAAAGCGTTTCTGAAAAAACAAAACCTAATCGAAAACCTAAACGAATTGATCGGCCAAAGCGGCATCGTAGGCGAAGAAAATAACCGTTTGTTTTTGTTTGTGATAGCCACCAGCCACAAAATGCCGGAAACCCTGCATGCTTTAATACAAGGCAGTTCGGGCAGCGGAAAAACGCACCTTTTGAGCAAAATAGCCGCTTTAATGCCCGATGAACGAGTAGTGAAATTTACCCGTGTTACGGAAAACAGTTTTTACAACTACGATGAATATTATTTTCAAGGGAAACTGGTTTGTTTGGAAGACATCGACGGGCTGAAAGAAGAAGCCTTGTTTGCCTGGCGCGAGCTGATCAGCAACGAACAGCTCAGCAGCTCTACCAGTCAAAAGGACGAGAACGGCAACATCCGCAGCGCACAGCGTATTGTTCGCGGCCCGATGGCTTCGATATGCGCCACCACGCACGGACAAATTTATGAAGACAACATGAGCCGTATGTTTATTGTGGCCGTTGATGAAAGCAGCGAGCAAACCCAAAAGATCATGAACTACCAAAGCAAAACCGCCAGCGGAACGATAGAAAAAAAGCTGGAAGTTGAAGCAAAGGAATTTTTGCAAAACAGCATCCGCATGTTAAAGCCGCTGAAAGTAATCAACCCCTATGCCGACAAGATAAAACTACCACCGCAAGCCCATAAAATAAGGCGTTTACACGAACTGTTTTTGAGTTTTGTAAAACAAGTGACCTTAATCCACCAATACCAGCGCAAGCGAGATGACCGGGGCAGAATTATCACCGAACCCGAAGACCTGAAAACAGCCGTAGAGATCATGTTCGACAGTATTTTTTTGAAAGTGGACGAGTTGGACGGCTCATTGCGGCAGTTCTTTGAGCAGCTGAAAGCTTACATTTTGGCAAAAGAAAACCCGCAAAACTATGAATTCATGCAACGGGAAATCCGGCATAGTCTAAACCTTAGTAAATCGGCTACACACCGATATTTAAACAATCTTTTAGAGTTAGAATATCTTTCGGTTACAGGTGGTTATCAAAATAAGGGATTACGTTATAAAGTATCGTATTGGGACAATGTTGTAAAGTTGCGTGAGCAGATTAAAGAATATCTTAACAATCAATTAGATAAGCTCTAA
- the istA gene encoding IS21 family transposase yields MAGKIKRMSQIKQLLRLYKQGKRKKAIARILVMSKNTVKSYLYKIEGGKFDVDELLKMDDPQLEATLFSGNPSYKDERYEHLKSKLDYYTSELDKTGVTRGLLWREYQQTTNNTYSYTQFCHHLNQHNKSRRPSLKLYHNAGEKLFVDFAGKTLSYVDKETGQVIECQVFVACLPYSDYAFAMAVPSQKMEDFIYAMVCCLKFFGGAPKTIVTDNLKSAITKANNYEPTVNQAMEDLAWHYETTVTPTRPAKPKDKALVENQVKLIYSRVYAPLRNETFFDLASLNKAIMRQVKLHNQTRMQQKNYCREEKFLADEKTKLAALPEEDFQIKYYKTLKVNPNNHVYIGSDKHYYSVPYMYIGQKVTIIYTRSLVKIYNDKGEKIAVHTRDLREGRYTTDSDHLCSQHQHYISRSPEYYLEKARRLSSTLYRLIDLTFKQDRYPEHLYKTCDGLLSLYRKTDPGLFHHACETAISFEKYSYMFIKNIIEKNPHQYDIKKEISKPLPKHDNTRGANYYQ; encoded by the coding sequence ATGGCAGGAAAAATTAAGCGTATGAGCCAAATTAAACAATTACTACGCCTGTATAAACAGGGCAAAAGAAAAAAAGCCATTGCCAGGATCCTGGTTATGAGCAAAAACACAGTTAAAAGCTATTTGTACAAAATAGAAGGTGGAAAATTCGATGTTGACGAGCTCTTAAAAATGGACGATCCACAGCTTGAAGCTACATTGTTTTCGGGCAATCCTTCTTACAAAGATGAACGTTATGAACACTTAAAAAGCAAGTTGGATTATTACACCTCAGAACTAGACAAAACAGGCGTTACGCGTGGTTTGCTGTGGCGTGAGTACCAACAAACCACCAATAATACATATAGCTACACACAGTTCTGCCACCACCTGAACCAACACAACAAAAGCCGCAGGCCAAGCTTAAAACTTTACCATAATGCCGGGGAAAAACTTTTTGTCGATTTTGCCGGAAAGACACTTTCTTATGTTGACAAAGAAACAGGCCAGGTCATCGAATGCCAGGTTTTTGTGGCCTGTTTGCCCTATTCTGATTATGCTTTTGCCATGGCCGTTCCCAGTCAAAAAATGGAAGATTTTATTTACGCAATGGTTTGTTGTTTGAAGTTTTTTGGGGGCGCTCCAAAGACGATCGTTACCGACAACTTAAAGTCGGCCATCACCAAAGCCAATAACTATGAACCTACCGTAAACCAAGCCATGGAGGACTTGGCTTGGCATTACGAGACGACCGTAACACCTACACGGCCAGCTAAACCTAAAGATAAAGCATTGGTCGAAAACCAGGTCAAATTGATATACAGCCGTGTATACGCCCCGTTGCGGAATGAAACCTTTTTCGACCTTGCTTCGCTGAACAAGGCTATAATGAGGCAGGTTAAATTGCACAACCAGACCCGGATGCAACAAAAGAATTATTGTCGTGAAGAAAAGTTCCTTGCAGATGAAAAAACAAAACTCGCAGCATTGCCGGAAGAAGACTTTCAAATCAAATATTACAAAACATTAAAAGTCAATCCCAATAACCATGTGTACATCGGTTCAGACAAACACTACTATAGTGTACCTTACATGTATATCGGGCAAAAGGTCACAATAATTTACACACGGTCATTGGTAAAAATATATAACGATAAAGGGGAAAAAATAGCTGTCCATACAAGAGATTTACGAGAAGGCAGGTATACAACCGACAGCGATCATTTATGCTCACAGCACCAACACTATATTAGCCGAAGCCCCGAATATTATCTTGAAAAAGCACGGCGGCTGAGTTCAACACTTTATCGTTTAATCGACCTTACCTTTAAACAAGATAGGTACCCCGAACATCTTTATAAAACGTGTGACGGCCTTTTGAGCCTATACCGTAAAACAGATCCCGGGTTGTTTCACCATGCTTGCGAAACGGCTATTTCGTTCGAGAAATATTCTTATATGTTTATCAAAAACATCATTGAAAAGAACCCCCATCAATACGATATAAAAAAGGAAATATCCAAACCGCTCCCCAAGCATGATAACACACGGGGTGCAAACTATTATCAATAA
- a CDS encoding type II toxin-antitoxin system RelE/ParE family toxin — MRILEPYKDYFWEFYNPLPQKVKDKVDYILQIIISMQRIPTKFFRHLEDGIYEIRIEVGSNIYRVFTFFDDNKLVILLHGFQKKTQKTPRKEIDQAKKLRRMYYEDKR, encoded by the coding sequence ATGAGAATACTTGAACCATACAAAGATTATTTTTGGGAGTTTTATAATCCGCTCCCACAAAAGGTTAAGGACAAAGTTGATTATATTTTGCAAATTATAATATCGATGCAAAGAATACCAACGAAGTTCTTTAGACACCTGGAAGATGGAATTTATGAAATTAGAATCGAAGTTGGAAGTAATATTTACCGGGTATTTACCTTTTTCGATGATAATAAACTGGTGATTTTACTGCATGGTTTTCAGAAGAAAACGCAGAAAACACCGCGAAAAGAAATAGACCAAGCAAAGAAATTAAGGAGGATGTATTATGAAGACAAACGATAA